In Ovis canadensis isolate MfBH-ARS-UI-01 breed Bighorn chromosome 11, ARS-UI_OviCan_v2, whole genome shotgun sequence, one genomic interval encodes:
- the GIT1 gene encoding ARF GTPase-activating protein GIT1 isoform X4 produces MSRKGPRAEVCADCSAPDPGWASISRGVLVCDECCSVHRSLGRHISIVKHLRHSAWPPTLLQMVHTLASNGANSIWEHSLLDPAQVQSGRRKANPQDKVHPIKSEFIRAKYQMLAFVHKLPCRDDDGVTAKDLSKQLHSSVRTGNLETCLRLLSLGAQANFFHPEKGTTPLHVAAKAGQTLQAELLVVYGADPGSPDVNGRTPIDYARQAGHHELAERLVECQYELTDRLAFYLCGRKPDHKNGHYIIPQMADSLDLSELAKAAKKKLQALSNRLFEELAMDVYDEVDRRENDAVWLATQNHSTLVTERSAVPFLPVNPEYSATRNQGRQKLARFNAREFATLIIDILSEAKRRQQGKSLGSPTDNLELSARGQSDLDDQHDYDSVASDEDTDQEPLRSAGATRNNRARSMDSSDLSDGAVTLQEYLELKKALAASEAKVQQLMKVNSSLSDELRRLQREIHKLQAENLQIRQPPGPVPTPPLPSERAEHAPMGPGGSTHRRDRQAFSMYEPGSALKPFGGPPGDELTTRLQPFHSTELEDDAIYSVHVPAGLYREGSRHTSKLSRHGSGADSDYENTQSGDPLLSLEGKRFLELGKEEDFHPELENLDGDLDPGLPSTEDVILKTEQVTKNIQELLRAAQEFKHDSFVPCSEKIHLAVTEMASLFPKRPALEPVRSSLRLLNASAYRLQSECRKTAPPEPGAPVDFQLLTQQVIQCAYDIAKAAKQLVTITTREKKQ; encoded by the exons ATGTCCCGGAAGGGGCCGCGAGCGGAGGTGTGTGCGGACTGCAGCGCCCCGG ACCCTGGCTGGGCCTCCATCAGCAGGGGCGTGCTCGTGTGTGACGAGTGCTGCAGCGTGCACCGGAGTCTGGGACGCCACATCTCCATCGTCAAGCACCTCCGCCACAGCGCCTGGCCGCCCACCCTGCTGCAG ATGGTGCACACGCTCGCCAGCAATGGGGCCAACTCCATCTGGGAGCACTCCCTGCTGGACCCCGCGCAGGTGCAGAGCGGCCGGCGTAAAGCCAACCCCCAAGACAAAGTCCA CCCCATCAAGTCTGAGTTCATCAGGGCCAAGTACCAGATGCTGGCTTTTGTGCACAAGCTGCCCTGCCGGGATGATGACGGAGTCACCGCCAAAGACCTCAGCAAG CAACTGCACTCAAGCGTGCGAACGGGCAACCTGGAGACATGTCTGCGCCTGCTGTCCCTGGGCGCCCAGGCCAACTTCTTCCACCCCGAGAAGGGCACCACACCTCTGCATGTGGCTGCCAAGGCAGGTCAGACGCTGCAGGCCGAGCTGCTTGTGGTATATGGGGCTGACCCTGGCTCCCCAGATGTTAACGGCCGTACACCCATTGATTATGCCAG GCAGGCGGGGCACCATGAGCTGGCGGAACGGCTAGTCGAGTGCCAGTACGAGCTCACTGACCGGTTGGCCTTCTATCTCTGTGGGCGCAAGCCGG atcACAAGAATGGGCATTACATCATCCCACAGATGGCAGACAG CCTGGACCTGTCCGAGTTGGCCAAAGCTGCCAAGAAGAAGCTGCAGGCG CTTAGCAACCGGCTTTTTGAAGAACTAGCCATGGATGTGTATGACGAGGTGGATCGAAGGGAAAATGATGCTG tgTGGCTGGCGACCCAGAACCACAGCACCCTGGTGACGGAGCGCAGTGCCGTGCCCTTCCTGCCCGTGAACCCTGAGTACTCAGCCACACGGAATCAG gggCGACAGAAGCTGGCCCGCTTTAACGCCCGGGAGTTTGCCACCTTGATCATCGACATCCTCAGCGAGGCCAAGAGGAGACAGCAGGGCAAGAGCCTGGGCAGCCCCACAG ACAACCTCGAGCTGTCCGCACGGGGCCAGAGCGACCTGGACGACCAGCACGACTACGACAGCGTGGCCTCGGACGAGGACACAGACCAGGAGCCCCTGCGCAGTGCCGGTGCCACGCGGAACAACCGAGCTCGG agcatggactccTCAGACCTGTCGGATGGGGCTGTGACGCTGCAGGAGTACCTGGAGTTGAAGAAGGCCCTGGCCGCCTCCGAGGCCAAGGTGCAGCAGCTCATGAAGGTCAACAGCAGCCTGAGCGATGAGCTCCGGAGGCTGCAGAGGGAG ATCCACAAGCTGCAGGCCGAGAACCTGCAGATCCGGCAGCCACCGGGGCCAGTGCCCACACCCCCTCTCCCCAGCGAGCGAGCCGAGCACGCACCCATGGGGCCTGGCGGGAGCACCCACCGCAGGGACCGCCAGGCCTTTTCTATGTATGAACCAGGCTCCGCCCTGAAGCCCTTTGGGGGCCCGCCCGGGGACGAGCTCACTACCCGGCTCCAGCCTTTCCACAGCACC GAGCTGGAGGACGACGCCATCTATTCAGTGCACGTCCCTGCCGGCCTTTACCGG GAAGGAAGCCGCCACACG AGCAAGCTCTCCCGCCACGGCAGCGGCGCAGACAGTGACTATGAGAACACGCAAAGTGGGGACCCGCTGCTGAG CCTGGAAGGGAAGAGGTTTCTGGAGCTGGGCAAGGAAGAGGACTTCCACCCGGAGTTGGAAAACCTGGATGGCGACCTCGACCCCGGGCTTCCCAGCACGGAGGATGTCATCCTGAAGACGGAGCAGGTCACCAAGAACATTCAGGAGCTACTGCGGGCAGCCCAGGAATTCAAGCACGACAG CTTCGTGCCCTGCTCAGAGAAGATCCATCTGGCTGTGACTGAGATGGCCTCTCTCTTCCCGAAG AGGCCCGCCCTGGAGCCCGTTCGGAGCTCCCTGCGGCTGCTCAACGCCAGCGCCTACCGGCTGCAGAGCGAGTGCAGAAAGACGGCGCCCCCGGAGCCCGGCGCCCCCGTGGACTTCCAGCTGCTGACTCAGCAGGTGATCCAGTGCGCCTATGACATCGCCAAGGCCGCCAAGCAGCTGGTCACCATCACCACCCGCGAGAAGAAGCAGTGA